Proteins encoded in a region of the Saccharothrix ecbatanensis genome:
- a CDS encoding 3-hydroxyacyl-CoA dehydrogenase NAD-binding domain-containing protein, with product MTTLTADEAKALFPDEVVTHARTRLISVPGVDGEVALITIDNGHDHTRPSTFGPQSLVSLNAAFDEAVAASPAAIAVTGKPFIFAVGADLTAVEGATAREQALTIGQLGHDVFRKFTESSVPTFAFVNGAVMGGGLELALSCHYRTLASNAAAIALPEVFLGLFPGWGGTQLLPNLIGANDAVTVIFENALNQNKMLNPKQALDLGIADVLFDSADYLEQSLLWLASVVRGDVVPPRREIDRGAGWDAAVARARAIVEGKTKGAAPGALKALELLELARANDLDAGYAAETEALADVVMSDELRAGLYSFNLVQKRAKRPAGAPDKSLARKVTKVGIVGAGLMASQMALLFARRLEVPVVLTDIDQARVDKGVGYVHGEIDKLLGKKRVSADKANRLKALVSGSLDKAAFSDADFVIEAVFEDLGVKQKVFAEVEEHVSAEAVLATNTSSLSITEMASGLKHPERVVGFHFFNPVAIMPLLEIVRAERTDDATLATAFAVGKQLKKSSVLVKDAPAFVVNRLLTRFMGEVVKSIDEGTQFEVADKATEPLGLPMSPLILLQLVGPAVALHVAETMNRAFPDRFGVSENMKAFVKAGKTAVYQWDSAGKQTVDPEVQALWSFGDKPLTGEEVFARALEAMAEEIRIMLDEGVVAEAQDIDLCMLLGAGWPFWLGGITPYLDRSGISEKVTGKRFLAPGVASVPA from the coding sequence GTGACCACGTTGACCGCTGACGAGGCCAAGGCCCTCTTCCCCGACGAGGTCGTGACCCACGCCCGCACCCGGCTGATCTCCGTGCCCGGTGTCGACGGCGAGGTCGCGCTGATCACCATCGACAACGGCCACGACCACACCCGGCCGTCCACGTTCGGCCCGCAGTCGCTGGTGAGCCTGAACGCCGCGTTCGACGAGGCCGTGGCGGCGTCCCCGGCGGCGATCGCGGTCACCGGCAAGCCGTTCATCTTCGCCGTGGGCGCGGACCTGACGGCCGTCGAAGGCGCTACGGCGCGCGAGCAGGCGCTGACCATCGGACAGCTCGGGCACGATGTGTTCCGCAAGTTCACCGAGTCGTCCGTGCCGACCTTCGCGTTCGTCAACGGCGCGGTGATGGGCGGCGGCCTGGAGCTGGCGCTGTCGTGCCACTACCGGACGCTGGCGTCCAACGCGGCGGCCATCGCGCTGCCCGAGGTGTTCCTCGGCCTGTTCCCCGGTTGGGGCGGCACGCAGCTGCTGCCGAACCTGATCGGCGCGAACGACGCGGTCACCGTGATCTTCGAGAACGCGTTGAACCAGAACAAGATGCTCAACCCCAAGCAGGCGTTGGACCTGGGCATCGCGGACGTGCTGTTCGACTCGGCGGACTACCTGGAGCAGTCGCTGCTGTGGCTGGCCTCCGTGGTGCGCGGCGACGTCGTGCCCCCGCGTCGTGAGATCGACCGCGGTGCCGGCTGGGACGCGGCTGTGGCGCGTGCGCGGGCCATCGTCGAGGGCAAGACCAAGGGCGCGGCGCCGGGTGCGTTGAAGGCTCTTGAGCTGCTGGAGTTGGCCCGTGCCAACGACTTGGACGCCGGGTACGCGGCGGAGACCGAGGCACTGGCGGACGTCGTGATGAGCGACGAGCTGCGGGCCGGGCTCTACTCGTTCAACCTGGTGCAGAAGCGGGCCAAGCGGCCGGCGGGGGCGCCGGACAAGTCGTTGGCGCGCAAGGTGACCAAGGTCGGCATCGTCGGCGCGGGCCTGATGGCGTCGCAGATGGCGCTGCTGTTCGCGCGGCGGCTCGAGGTGCCGGTGGTGCTCACCGACATCGACCAGGCGCGGGTGGACAAGGGCGTCGGGTACGTGCACGGCGAAATCGACAAGCTGCTCGGCAAGAAGCGCGTGTCGGCGGACAAGGCGAACCGGCTCAAGGCGCTGGTGTCCGGTTCGCTGGACAAGGCGGCGTTCTCGGACGCGGACTTCGTCATCGAGGCCGTGTTCGAGGACCTGGGCGTGAAGCAGAAGGTGTTCGCCGAGGTCGAGGAGCACGTGTCGGCCGAGGCCGTGCTGGCGACCAACACGTCGTCGCTGTCGATCACCGAGATGGCGTCGGGCCTCAAGCACCCCGAGCGGGTCGTGGGCTTCCACTTCTTCAACCCGGTGGCGATCATGCCGCTGCTGGAGATCGTGCGGGCCGAGCGCACCGACGACGCGACGCTGGCGACGGCGTTCGCGGTGGGCAAGCAGCTCAAGAAGTCCTCGGTGCTGGTGAAGGACGCGCCGGCGTTCGTGGTGAACCGGCTGCTGACGCGGTTCATGGGCGAGGTCGTGAAGTCCATCGACGAGGGCACGCAGTTCGAGGTGGCGGACAAGGCCACCGAGCCGCTGGGCCTGCCGATGTCGCCCCTGATCCTGCTCCAGCTCGTGGGGCCCGCTGTGGCGCTGCACGTGGCCGAGACGATGAACCGGGCGTTCCCGGACCGGTTCGGCGTGTCGGAGAACATGAAGGCGTTCGTGAAGGCCGGCAAGACCGCCGTCTACCAGTGGGACTCGGCCGGCAAGCAGACGGTCGACCCCGAGGTGCAGGCGCTGTGGTCGTTCGGCGACAAGCCGTTGACCGGTGAAGAGGTCTTCGCGCGGGCGCTGGAGGCGATGGCCGAAGAGATCCGGATCATGCTGGACGAAGGCGTGGTCGCGGAGGCGCAGGACATCGACCTGTGCATGCTCCTCGGCGCCGGCTGGCCGTTCTGGCTCGGCGGCATCACCCCGTACCTGGACCGTTCGGGCATCTCGGAGAAGGTGACCGGCAAGCGCTTCCTGGCTCCCGGCGTCGCGTCCGTTCCTGCCTGA
- a CDS encoding thiolase family protein, whose product MAAPVAPARVRNVVFVDGVRTPFGKAGPKGIFAETRADDLVVKVIRELLRRHPELPPERIDEVAIAATTQTGDQGLTIGRTAALLAGLPKSVPGYAIDRMCAGAMTAVTTSASGIAFGAYDVVIAGGVEHMGRHPMGEGVDPNPRFLSDKIVDPSALVMGSTAENLHDRFPAITKDRTDAFAAASQAKYADAVKNGKIGPELVPVATRSTEHGWGLATADEPPRPGTTVEDLGKLKTPFRPHGRVTAGNAAGLNDGATGCILAEEETARELGLPVGMRMVGYSFLGVEPDVMGIGPVPATEKALKRAGLSIEDIGLFEINEAFAVQVLAFLDHFGIADDDPRVNQWGGAIATGHPLASSGVRLMTQLSRQFAERPDVRYGITTMCIGIGMGGTVIWENPLWNGENK is encoded by the coding sequence GTGGCCGCACCAGTAGCGCCGGCACGCGTTCGAAACGTGGTCTTCGTCGACGGCGTGCGCACGCCGTTCGGCAAAGCCGGCCCCAAGGGAATCTTCGCGGAGACCCGTGCCGACGACCTGGTCGTCAAGGTCATCCGCGAGCTGCTGCGGCGCCACCCCGAGCTGCCACCGGAGCGGATCGACGAGGTGGCGATCGCGGCCACCACGCAGACCGGTGATCAGGGCCTGACCATCGGCCGCACGGCGGCGCTGCTCGCGGGCCTGCCGAAGTCCGTGCCCGGCTACGCCATCGACCGCATGTGCGCGGGCGCGATGACGGCCGTGACGACGTCGGCCAGCGGCATCGCGTTCGGCGCGTACGACGTGGTCATCGCGGGCGGTGTCGAGCACATGGGCCGGCACCCGATGGGCGAGGGCGTCGACCCGAACCCGCGGTTCCTGTCCGACAAGATCGTGGACCCGTCCGCGCTCGTCATGGGCTCGACGGCGGAGAACCTGCACGACCGGTTCCCGGCCATCACCAAGGACCGCACGGACGCGTTCGCGGCGGCGTCGCAGGCCAAGTACGCCGACGCGGTGAAGAACGGCAAGATCGGCCCGGAGCTCGTGCCCGTCGCGACCCGGTCCACCGAGCACGGCTGGGGCCTGGCGACGGCCGACGAGCCGCCGCGTCCCGGCACCACGGTCGAGGACCTGGGCAAGCTGAAGACGCCGTTCCGCCCGCACGGCCGGGTCACCGCGGGCAACGCCGCGGGCCTGAACGACGGCGCGACCGGCTGCATCCTGGCCGAGGAGGAGACCGCCCGCGAGCTGGGCCTGCCGGTCGGCATGCGCATGGTGGGCTACTCGTTCCTGGGCGTCGAGCCCGACGTGATGGGGATCGGCCCGGTGCCCGCGACGGAGAAGGCCCTGAAGCGCGCGGGTCTGTCCATCGAGGACATCGGCCTGTTCGAGATCAACGAGGCGTTCGCCGTGCAGGTGCTCGCCTTCCTGGACCACTTCGGCATCGCCGACGACGACCCGCGGGTCAACCAGTGGGGTGGCGCGATCGCCACCGGCCACCCGCTCGCGTCGTCCGGCGTGCGGCTGATGACCCAGCTGTCGCGGCAGTTCGCCGAGCGCCCCGACGTGCGCTACGGCATCACCACCATGTGCATCGGCATCGGCATGGGCGGCACCGTTATCTGGGAGAACCCGCTGTGGAACGGGGAGAACAAGTGA
- a CDS encoding ABA4-like family protein — protein sequence MTGFLFEITFWLTVPFWALMIFTPKWSVTARIVSSPLIAVPPLIVYTILVAAHLPELWATMSSPNLDTLREFLATSWGAAAIWAQVIAWDLLIGAWMYREGRRLGLHPLLMGPLLAFTIIMSPFGFALFLAVRAFCDRPDRAGTVVTGQ from the coding sequence ATGACCGGATTCCTGTTCGAGATCACGTTCTGGCTCACCGTGCCCTTCTGGGCTTTGATGATCTTCACACCGAAGTGGTCGGTGACGGCCCGAATCGTGTCGTCGCCACTGATCGCGGTGCCGCCGCTGATCGTCTACACAATCCTGGTCGCCGCGCACCTGCCGGAGTTGTGGGCGACGATGAGCAGTCCGAACCTGGACACGCTGAGAGAGTTCCTGGCCACGTCCTGGGGCGCCGCGGCGATCTGGGCGCAGGTGATCGCGTGGGACCTGCTGATCGGGGCGTGGATGTACCGGGAGGGCCGCCGACTGGGGCTGCACCCCCTGCTCATGGGCCCGCTGCTGGCGTTCACGATCATCATGTCCCCGTTCGGTTTCGCGCTGTTCCTGGCCGTCCGCGCGTTCTGTGACCGACCCGACAGGGCGGGCACGGTGGTTACCGGTCAGTAA
- a CDS encoding MerR family transcriptional regulator, with product MRIAELSRRSGVPVPTIKFYLREGLLPAGQLTSPNQARYSDAHLHRLRLVRAMVELGGLSIAAVREVLGALDDPAKSMQKALGTISAAVAPPDLGTEDEVAHQQVEEFLARQGWVSRPASYAHKALVGVLATAREVGHERFTDLLDGFGRAAMPLAEADMEYVLAAKTKDGALEGVVVGTVLGDAAMAAVRAMARRELSGRLTGEEDEPQPC from the coding sequence ATGCGCATCGCCGAGTTGAGCCGTCGCAGCGGCGTGCCCGTGCCGACGATCAAGTTCTACCTGCGGGAGGGCCTGCTCCCGGCCGGGCAGCTGACCAGCCCCAACCAGGCCCGGTACTCCGACGCGCACCTGCACCGGCTGCGGCTGGTGCGGGCGATGGTCGAGCTGGGCGGGCTGTCGATCGCGGCCGTGCGCGAGGTGCTGGGTGCGTTGGACGACCCGGCCAAGTCCATGCAGAAGGCGTTGGGCACGATCTCCGCCGCCGTCGCGCCGCCGGACTTGGGCACCGAGGACGAGGTGGCGCACCAGCAGGTCGAGGAGTTCCTGGCGCGGCAGGGGTGGGTGTCCCGTCCGGCGTCGTACGCGCACAAGGCATTGGTCGGCGTGCTGGCCACGGCCCGGGAGGTCGGGCACGAGCGGTTCACGGACCTGCTGGACGGGTTCGGACGGGCCGCCATGCCGCTGGCGGAGGCCGATATGGAGTACGTGCTGGCGGCGAAAACCAAGGACGGCGCGCTGGAGGGCGTCGTCGTGGGGACCGTGCTGGGTGACGCGGCGATGGCGGCGGTGCGCGCCATGGCCCGGCGTGAGCTGTCGGGGCGGCTCACGGGCGAGGAGGACGAGCCGCAGCCCTGCTAG
- a CDS encoding ribonuclease D codes for MDVPSDEPTEPTGADPVPLVEPADGVPPVVADAPSLRRAADALAGATGPVAVDTERASGYRYSQRAYLVQLRRAGAGTVLVDPIALGGRIDPLVEALDGTEWVLHAASQDLPCLAELGLRPSVLFDTELAGRLAGFERVALGTLVERLLGYRLEKGHGAADWSRRPLPADWLNYAALDVELLVELRDVLEQELKRQGKLEWALEEFEAARLAPLPRPRVEPWRRTSGIHRIRNPRQLAAVRALWEARDALARERDIAPGRVLPDAALVDAAVRAPADEATLSALPVFRGRAQRRMVGVWLGALQRAAALPKSELPEPSQQHDGPPPANRWADKDPAAAARLAAARTALTAVAEANTLPVENLLLPDLVRRTCWQPPEDVSPEGVAATLRAGGARNWQITLTADVLSKALTPAPEP; via the coding sequence GTGGACGTACCCTCCGACGAGCCAACCGAACCAACCGGTGCTGATCCGGTGCCGCTGGTGGAACCCGCTGACGGCGTTCCGCCTGTCGTCGCCGACGCACCGTCGCTCCGGCGTGCCGCTGATGCGCTCGCCGGAGCGACGGGTCCGGTTGCGGTGGACACCGAGCGAGCCTCGGGATACCGCTACTCGCAACGGGCCTACCTGGTGCAATTGCGCCGGGCGGGCGCCGGGACCGTGCTGGTCGATCCGATCGCCCTTGGCGGCCGGATAGACCCGCTGGTCGAGGCGCTGGACGGGACCGAGTGGGTGCTGCACGCGGCGTCGCAAGACCTGCCGTGCCTCGCCGAACTCGGGCTTCGTCCGAGCGTGTTGTTCGACACCGAGCTGGCGGGCAGGCTGGCCGGGTTCGAACGGGTGGCGCTGGGAACGCTCGTCGAGCGGCTTTTGGGCTACCGGTTGGAGAAGGGGCACGGTGCGGCCGACTGGTCGCGCCGCCCCCTTCCCGCCGACTGGCTCAACTACGCCGCCCTCGACGTGGAACTGCTGGTCGAGCTGCGTGACGTGCTCGAACAGGAGCTGAAGCGGCAGGGGAAGCTGGAGTGGGCGCTCGAAGAATTCGAGGCCGCCCGCCTGGCGCCCCTGCCGCGTCCACGTGTGGAGCCTTGGCGCCGCACGTCGGGCATCCACCGGATCCGCAACCCCCGGCAGCTGGCCGCGGTGCGGGCGCTGTGGGAGGCCCGGGACGCGCTGGCCCGTGAACGCGACATCGCGCCGGGCCGGGTGCTGCCGGACGCGGCGCTCGTCGACGCGGCCGTGCGTGCTCCGGCGGACGAGGCGACGCTGTCGGCGTTGCCGGTGTTCCGGGGTCGGGCGCAACGGCGCATGGTCGGCGTGTGGCTCGGTGCGTTGCAACGCGCCGCGGCACTGCCCAAGTCCGAGCTTCCGGAGCCCTCACAGCAGCATGACGGTCCTCCGCCCGCCAACCGGTGGGCCGACAAGGACCCGGCCGCCGCGGCCCGTCTGGCGGCCGCACGGACGGCGTTGACGGCGGTAGCCGAGGCGAACACCCTGCCGGTCGAGAACCTGCTGTTGCCTGACCTCGTGCGCCGCACGTGCTGGCAGCCGCCGGAGGACGTCTCGCCCGAGGGCGTGGCCGCGACCTTGCGAGCCGGCGGCGCCCGCAACTGGCAGATCACCCTCACCGCCGACGTCCTGTCAAAGGCCCTAACCCCAGCCCCAGAGCCCTAA
- a CDS encoding response regulator, with protein MAAVGLGQAVRTTPAGSLPANMVPHPREELFSVLVVDDHPLLREAISARLTQMGAGTVHEAASVAEARARALATGPCDLAILDLGLPDGTGIDLVTELRAQGWPRIVVLASSDDPYAVRSAFQAGAQAYLLKSASPMVVTDGVRRVLDGGVYADPSVAPVLAAGTRVPGTDNTPRELSAREVEVLQLVADGQSNKEIGEALSLSALTVKSHLSRIGRKLGTGDRAQMVALAMRAGVIR; from the coding sequence GTGGCTGCCGTCGGCTTAGGTCAGGCCGTTCGTACCACGCCAGCCGGCTCGTTGCCGGCGAACATGGTCCCGCATCCGCGGGAGGAGCTTTTTTCAGTGCTGGTGGTCGACGACCACCCACTGCTGAGGGAGGCGATATCGGCTCGGCTCACCCAGATGGGAGCCGGGACAGTGCATGAGGCGGCTTCGGTCGCGGAGGCTCGGGCGCGGGCACTCGCGACAGGACCGTGCGACCTCGCGATCCTCGATCTGGGTCTGCCGGATGGCACCGGCATCGACCTGGTCACGGAACTCCGTGCCCAGGGCTGGCCCCGCATCGTGGTGCTCGCGTCCTCCGACGACCCCTATGCGGTCAGGTCGGCCTTCCAGGCGGGCGCTCAGGCGTACCTGCTGAAGTCCGCCTCTCCGATGGTGGTCACCGACGGGGTGCGCAGGGTGCTCGATGGTGGCGTTTACGCAGATCCGAGCGTTGCGCCCGTGCTTGCTGCGGGCACGAGGGTGCCGGGCACCGACAACACGCCGCGGGAACTGTCCGCGCGTGAGGTCGAGGTCCTCCAGCTGGTCGCCGATGGCCAGAGCAACAAGGAAATCGGCGAAGCGCTCAGCCTTTCCGCGCTGACGGTGAAGTCTCACCTGTCGCGGATCGGGCGCAAGCTGGGCACCGGGGATCGGGCTCAGATGGTGGCGCTGGCCATGCGTGCCGGCGTGATCCGCTGA
- a CDS encoding dipeptidase, which produces MASTTGRARAEELLARVPLVDGHNDLPWALRDLVTEGQIGEKSTPGDLAAAVSVIDLTTRQPALQTDLVRARDGRLGMQFWSVWVPCRLAGDAAVTAVLEQVELVHDLAARYPEHLAIATTADEAERAFRDGRIASLIGAEGGHSINGSLDVLRALRRLGVRYMTLTHNENTEWADSATDEPVHGGLSDFGRDVVREMNRIGMLVDLSHVAPSTMRDALDVSSRPVVFSHSSCRAVADHPRNVPDDVLGRLRDNDGVCMVTFVPQFVSQPYVEWDARLKSAMDAAGESHNDLDARHRFADSWPDAGPTPRVTMDDVVEHLEHAREVAGIDHIGLGGDYDGTRSLPEGMEDVSCYPSLIGALLDRGWSEDDCAKLAGRNVLRVLRAND; this is translated from the coding sequence GTGGCGAGCACCACAGGTCGAGCCCGAGCCGAGGAACTGCTGGCCCGAGTGCCCCTGGTCGACGGGCACAACGACCTGCCCTGGGCGCTACGGGATCTGGTCACCGAGGGGCAAATCGGTGAAAAGTCAACACCGGGTGACCTGGCCGCCGCCGTCTCCGTCATCGACCTGACGACGCGGCAGCCGGCGTTGCAGACCGATCTGGTACGGGCGCGCGACGGCCGGTTGGGGATGCAGTTCTGGTCCGTCTGGGTCCCCTGCCGACTGGCGGGCGACGCAGCCGTCACCGCCGTCCTGGAGCAAGTGGAGTTGGTCCACGACCTCGCCGCGCGGTACCCGGAGCACTTGGCGATCGCGACCACGGCGGACGAGGCCGAACGGGCGTTCCGGGACGGGCGGATAGCGTCGCTGATCGGGGCGGAGGGCGGACACAGCATCAACGGCTCGTTGGACGTGCTGCGCGCGCTGCGGCGGCTGGGCGTGCGGTACATGACCCTTACTCACAATGAGAACACCGAGTGGGCCGATTCGGCGACGGACGAGCCGGTGCACGGCGGGCTGTCCGACTTCGGTCGGGACGTGGTGCGCGAGATGAACCGGATCGGGATGCTGGTCGACCTGTCGCACGTGGCGCCGTCGACGATGCGGGACGCGCTGGACGTGTCGTCCCGGCCGGTCGTGTTCAGCCACTCGTCGTGCCGGGCGGTCGCCGACCACCCGCGCAACGTGCCGGACGACGTGCTGGGACGGCTCAGGGACAACGACGGCGTGTGCATGGTGACGTTCGTGCCGCAGTTCGTGTCCCAGCCGTACGTGGAGTGGGATGCCCGGCTCAAATCCGCGATGGACGCGGCGGGGGAGAGCCACAACGACCTGGACGCGCGGCACCGGTTCGCCGACTCGTGGCCGGACGCCGGCCCGACCCCTCGCGTGACGATGGACGACGTGGTCGAGCACCTGGAGCACGCGCGTGAGGTGGCCGGGATCGACCACATCGGGCTGGGTGGGGACTACGACGGGACGCGGAGCCTGCCGGAGGGGATGGAGGACGTGTCCTGCTACCCGAGCCTGATCGGGGCGCTGCTGGACCGGGGTTGGAGCGAGGACGACTGCGCCAAGCTCGCCGGCCGCAACGTCCTCCGCGTCCTCCGCGCCAACGACTGA
- a CDS encoding DUF3000 domain-containing protein has translation MTEPELFQRAVATLRSVRTRPELELTEVRPPQRLAPWSFALTAEVTGPADELSTGRLVLLHDPEGVEAWSGVFRLVAYVRVELDAELAADPLLPEVGWSWLVEALEVSGAAFLALGGTVTQTSSARFGDIAGPARTDDLELRASWTAETAELATHGTAFFDVMATAVGLPPVGVTTLR, from the coding sequence GTGACGGAGCCCGAACTGTTCCAGCGGGCGGTGGCGACGCTCCGGTCGGTGCGAACCCGACCCGAACTGGAGTTGACCGAGGTGCGCCCGCCGCAGCGGCTTGCGCCTTGGTCCTTCGCGTTGACCGCGGAGGTGACCGGGCCCGCCGACGAGTTGTCCACCGGACGGCTGGTGCTGCTGCACGATCCCGAGGGGGTCGAGGCCTGGTCCGGCGTGTTCCGACTGGTGGCGTACGTGCGGGTGGAGTTGGACGCGGAACTGGCCGCCGACCCGCTGCTGCCCGAGGTCGGCTGGTCGTGGCTGGTGGAGGCACTGGAAGTGTCCGGGGCCGCGTTCCTGGCGCTGGGGGGCACTGTCACCCAGACGTCGTCGGCCCGCTTCGGCGACATCGCCGGCCCGGCGCGCACGGACGACCTGGAACTACGCGCCTCATGGACCGCCGAGACCGCCGAACTGGCCACCCACGGCACCGCGTTCTTCGACGTCATGGCCACCGCCGTAGGCCTCCCTCCGGTAGGCGTGACCACCCTCCGCTGA
- the hemE gene encoding uroporphyrinogen decarboxylase, whose translation MNDITEAEAQAGTEAEAPLLVAARGGRPSRTPVWFMRQAGRSLPEYRKLREGTAMLDACMDPDMVCEITMQPVRRHDVDAAILFSDIVVPLKAAGVDLDIVPGTGPVVANPIATEADVKAIPELHEEQVQPVVDAIGLLNKELGDVPLIGFAGAPFTLASYLVEGGPSKHHERTKALMHGNPDLWHALLGRLADITAEFLRVQVQAGVKAVQLFDSWAGALSERDYREFVLPHSTRVLSGITGVPRIHFGVGTGELLPAMREAGADVVGVDWRTPLDVAVQRLENAAPHLPKPVVQGNLDPALLFAGVPALEREVARIKREGEAAAGHIFNLGHGVLPDTDPDMITRAVELVHRQG comes from the coding sequence ATGAACGACATCACCGAAGCCGAAGCCCAAGCCGGAACAGAAGCAGAAGCGCCGCTGCTGGTCGCGGCGCGCGGCGGCCGGCCGTCGCGCACCCCGGTCTGGTTCATGCGCCAGGCGGGCCGCTCCCTCCCGGAGTACCGCAAACTGCGCGAAGGCACCGCGATGCTGGACGCCTGCATGGATCCGGACATGGTCTGCGAGATCACCATGCAGCCCGTCCGCCGCCACGACGTGGACGCCGCGATCCTGTTCTCCGACATCGTCGTGCCGCTCAAGGCCGCCGGTGTCGACCTGGACATCGTGCCCGGCACCGGGCCGGTCGTGGCCAACCCGATCGCCACGGAAGCCGACGTCAAGGCCATCCCCGAGCTGCACGAGGAGCAGGTGCAGCCGGTGGTGGACGCGATCGGCCTGCTGAACAAGGAGCTCGGTGACGTGCCGCTGATCGGCTTCGCCGGCGCGCCGTTCACCCTCGCCTCCTACCTGGTCGAAGGCGGCCCGAGCAAGCACCACGAGCGCACCAAGGCGCTTATGCACGGCAACCCCGACCTGTGGCACGCCCTGCTCGGCCGACTGGCCGACATCACCGCCGAATTCCTGCGCGTGCAGGTCCAGGCGGGCGTGAAGGCGGTGCAGCTGTTCGACTCCTGGGCCGGCGCGCTGTCCGAGCGCGACTACCGCGAGTTCGTGCTGCCGCACTCGACCAGGGTGCTCAGCGGCATCACGGGCGTGCCGCGCATCCACTTCGGCGTCGGCACGGGCGAGCTGCTGCCCGCGATGCGCGAGGCCGGCGCGGACGTGGTGGGCGTCGACTGGCGCACGCCGCTGGACGTCGCCGTCCAACGACTCGAGAACGCCGCGCCCCACCTGCCGAAACCGGTGGTGCAGGGCAACCTCGACCCGGCGCTGCTGTTCGCGGGAGTGCCCGCGTTGGAACGCGAGGTCGCCCGGATCAAGCGCGAGGGCGAGGCCGCCGCCGGCCACATCTTCAACCTCGGTCACGGCGTGCTGCCCGACACCGATCCGGACATGATCACCCGGGCCGTCGAGCTGGTGCACCGGCAGGGATGA
- the hemG gene encoding protoporphyrinogen oxidase has product MRALRVAVVGGGISGLAAAHRLRQLLGPSAEITVFEQAERLGGKLRTVEVAGRAYDVGAEAFLHRRPEAADLIAEVGLADQVAHPTKASSSIHADGDTRPIPSHTLMGVPASVEAVRQVLSGEGLRRVAAEPDLPPIRLDGADVAVGALLTERFGPEVGQRLVGPLLGGVYAGRTDVLGLRATMPQLACALDSGVGSLMAAAATVMPAPPQPRATRPPVFGTLRDGLSTLVTRLAEVSRPDIRLGLPVRALIRRGQDWRLEIGSAAAPRHLDVDGVVLAVPAPASRKLLADVVPAASRRYAEVELASMALVALALPPGTELPDRSGVLLAEGEKAADGVPFTAKAFTFSSRKWAHLAGEPVLVRGSVGRHGETYLLQRDDEDLVAAVRHDLHQLTGITAEPIDTVVTRWGGGLPQYGVGHLDLVKGIEDAVADVPGLAVAGATLHGVGIPACIATADAAAARVAAHVLSRVR; this is encoded by the coding sequence ATGAGAGCGCTGCGAGTCGCGGTGGTCGGGGGCGGGATCTCCGGCCTGGCCGCCGCGCACCGGCTGCGTCAACTCCTCGGCCCGTCCGCCGAGATCACCGTGTTCGAGCAGGCCGAGCGGCTGGGCGGCAAGCTGCGCACGGTCGAGGTCGCCGGACGTGCCTACGACGTGGGCGCGGAAGCGTTCCTGCACCGCCGTCCCGAGGCCGCCGACCTGATCGCCGAGGTCGGCCTGGCCGACCAGGTCGCGCACCCGACGAAGGCGTCGTCGAGCATCCACGCCGACGGCGACACCCGGCCCATCCCCTCGCACACCCTGATGGGCGTCCCCGCATCGGTGGAAGCCGTGCGCCAGGTGCTGTCCGGCGAAGGCCTGCGCCGGGTCGCCGCCGAACCCGACCTGCCACCGATCCGGCTGGACGGCGCGGACGTCGCGGTGGGCGCGCTGCTGACCGAACGCTTCGGCCCCGAGGTGGGACAACGCCTGGTGGGGCCGCTGCTGGGCGGCGTGTACGCGGGCCGCACGGACGTCCTCGGCCTGCGCGCGACCATGCCGCAACTGGCCTGCGCGCTCGACTCGGGCGTCGGCTCGCTGATGGCCGCCGCCGCGACCGTGATGCCCGCTCCGCCCCAACCGAGGGCCACCCGACCGCCGGTCTTCGGCACGCTCCGCGACGGCCTGTCGACGCTGGTGACACGCCTCGCCGAGGTGTCGAGGCCGGACATCAGGCTCGGCCTGCCGGTGCGCGCCCTGATCCGCCGGGGGCAGGACTGGCGGCTGGAGATCGGCTCCGCCGCCGCGCCACGGCACCTGGACGTGGACGGCGTGGTGCTCGCGGTGCCCGCGCCCGCGTCCCGCAAACTGCTCGCCGACGTCGTGCCCGCCGCGTCCCGCCGCTACGCCGAGGTGGAGCTGGCGTCGATGGCGCTGGTGGCGCTCGCGCTGCCGCCCGGGACCGAGCTGCCCGACCGTTCCGGCGTGCTGCTGGCGGAGGGTGAGAAGGCGGCGGACGGCGTCCCGTTCACCGCGAAGGCGTTCACCTTCTCCAGCCGCAAGTGGGCGCACCTGGCCGGGGAACCGGTGCTCGTGCGCGGCAGCGTCGGACGGCACGGCGAGACGTACCTGTTGCAGCGCGACGACGAAGACCTGGTCGCAGCGGTCCGGCACGACTTGCACCAGTTGACCGGGATCACGGCCGAGCCCATCGACACCGTCGTGACGCGCTGGGGCGGCGGCCTGCCGCAGTACGGCGTGGGCCACCTCGACCTGGTCAAGGGCATCGAGGACGCGGTCGCGGACGTGCCCGGTCTGGCCGTGGCGGGCGCGACGCTGCACGGCGTCGGCATCCCCGCGTGCATCGCGACGGCGGACGCCGCGGCGGCCCGTGTCGCCGCTCACGTGCTCAGCCGCGTTCGCTGA